One genomic window of Dunckerocampus dactyliophorus isolate RoL2022-P2 chromosome 7, RoL_Ddac_1.1, whole genome shotgun sequence includes the following:
- the LOC129185560 gene encoding sodium bicarbonate cotransporter 3-like isoform X1, which produces MSLKLPRRKMSFPGVVKMAEDTSEQMRPLLTSGNDEEAVLDRGKTSSTLSTNFEKEDLESHRALYVGVHVPLGRQSRRRHRHRGHRHHRRRRDHLEREDGQECPSYDTPSQRVQFILGTEDDDEEHVPHDLFTELDELAFRDGDILEWKETARWLKFEEDVEDGGERWSKPYVATLSLHSLFELRSCITNGTVLLDMRANTIEEIADMVIDSLLASGQLDEDVQDKVREAVLRRHHHQNEKRLSNRIPLVRSFAEIGKKHSDPHLLERNGLLASPQSAPGNLDGSKGGESRAGGCSGENSTVDFSKVRKGGHDQLLLSPAGRAGHHHRSCVFQVDMNFMKKIPPGAEASNVLVGEVDFLERPIIAFVRLSPAVLLTGLTEVPVPTRFLFLLLGPFGKGPQYHEIGRSMATLMTDEIFHDVAYKAKDRNDLLSGIDEFLDQVTVLPPGEWDPSIRIEPPKSVPSQEKRKIPSVPNGFAHSSDIIKEAEHQTGPELQRTGRLFGGLVKDIQRKAPFLLSDITDAISLQCLASILFLYCACMSPVITFGGLLGEATKGNISAIESLFGASLTGVAYSVFAGQPLTILGSTGPVLVFEKILFKFCSDYGLSYLSLRTSIGLWTAFLCLLLVATDASSLVCYITRFTEEAFAALICIIFIYEALEKLVHLGELYPVNMGNHLDNLTFYTCGCSPPANTSAEIREIWSNYGYNSSESVPWLQLSVKDCQRLHGKFVGLACSHEGPFIPDVLFWSVILFFTTFLLCSFLKHFKTRRYFPTKVRSTISDFAVFLTIMVMVLLDYLVGIPSPKLSVPDRFEPTSNTRGWLISPLGTNPWWTLLAAAIPALLCTILIFMDQQITAVIVNRKENKLKKSCGYHLDLLVVALMLGVCSIMGLPWFVAATVLSISHVNSLKQESACAAPGEQPKFLGIREQRVTGFMIFVLMGCSVFMTSVLKFIPMPVLYGVFLYMGVSSLKGIQLFDRIKLFAMAAKHQPDLIYLRYVPLWKVHAFTVVQLSCLVVLWLVKASPAAFVFPMMVLALVFIRKLLDFCFSKRELSWLDDLIPESKKKKDDDKKKKREKEDAQRMSEKVAENFAFEPAKVIEVPVKRLKGQTDPSEVNISYEMDKSGVWKSLSVKSDSSKALKHSNSQENLASVAVGRGEDASVIDAETSL; this is translated from the exons ATGAGCTTGAAACTTCCCAGGAGGAAGATGAGTTTTCCCGGCGTTGTGAAAATGGCGGAAGACACAAGCGAACAGATGAGACCGCTACTCACATCC GGTAATGATGAGGAGGCGGTCTTGGACCGAGGGAAGACCAGCTCCACGCTCTCCACTAACTTTGAGAAAGAAGATCTGGAAA GTCACAGGGCACTCTATGTTGGTGTTCACGTCCCATTGGGTCGACAGAGCCGGCGGCGGCACCGTCACAGAGGACACAGACATCACCGCAGAAGGCGGGATCATTTGGAGCGGGAAGACGGCCAAGAGTGTCCGTCATATG ACACGCCCTCCCAAAGGGTACAGTTCATCCTCGGCACGGAGGATGACGATGAGGAGCACGTTCCCCACGACCTCTTCACCGAACTGGACGAGCTCGCCTTCAGGGACGGAGACATCCTGGAGTGGAAGGAGACCGCCAG gtggttGAAGTTTGAGGAGGACGTGGAGGATGGTGGCGAGCGTTGGAGTAAACCTTATGTGGCCACGCTGTCCCTGCATAGCCTGTTTGAGCTGCGCTCCTGCATCACGAACGGCACTGTACTGCTCGACATGCGCGCCAACACCATCGAGGAGATCGCAG ACATGGTGATTGACAGTCTGCTGGCGTCTGGTCAGTTGGACGAGGACGTTCAGGACAAGGTGAGGGAGGCCGTCTTGAGACGTCATCACCATCAGAACGAGAAGAGGCTGAGTAACCGCATCCCGCTCGTTCGATCCTTTGCCGAAATCGGCAAGAAACATTCTGACCCCCATCTACTAGAACGCAATG GTCTCCTGGCGTCCCCTCAGTCGGCTCCCGGGAACCTGGACGGCAGCAAAGGGGGCGAAAGTCGCGCAGGCGGATGCAGTGGTGAAAACAGCACAGTAGACTTCAGTAAGGTGAGAAAGGGTGGACATGACCAGCTTCTACTGTCCCCTGCAGGCCGTGCAGGTCATCACCACCGGTCATGTGTGTTTCAGGTGGACATGAACTTCATGAAGAAGATTCCACCTGGTGCAGAAGCCTCTAATGTGCTGGTGGGGGAAGTGGACTTCCTGGAACGTCCCATCATTGCCTTTGTGCGCCTCTCCCCCGCCGTGCTCCTCACCGGACTCACTGAGGTCCCAGTGCCCACAAG GTTCCTCTTCCTTTTGCTGGGTCCGTTTGGAAAAGGTCCACAGTACCACGAGATTGGACGCTCCATGGCCACTTTGATGACAGATGAG ATTTTCCACGACGTTGCGTACAAGGCGAAGGACCGAAACGACCTGCTGTCAGGGATTGACGAGTTCCTGGATCAGGTGACGGTGCTCCCACCAGGCGAATGGGACCCGAGCATCCGCATTGAACCCCCAAAGAGCGTCCCCTCTCAG GAGAAAAGGAAGATTCCATCTGTCCCCAATGGCTTCGCCCACAGCTCTGACATCATCAAAGAGGCAGAGCATCAGACTGGACCAGAGCTGCAGAGGACAGGAAG gctgtttggtggtttggTGAAGGACATCCAGAGAAAAGCACCCTTCCTGCTAAGTGACATCACAGACGCCATCAGCCTGCAGTGTTTGGCATCCATCCTCTTCCTATACTGTGCCTGCATGTCGCCCGTCATCACTTTTGGTGGCCTGCTGGGAGAAGCCACCAAAGGAAATATT AGCGCCATTGAGTCGCTGTTTGGGGCTTCTCTTACGGGTGTGGCCTACTCTGTCTTTGCGGGTCAGCCTCTCACCATCCTGGGAAGCACCGGCCCCGTTCTGGTCTTTGAGAAGATCCTCTTCAAGTTCTGCAG tgACTACGGCCTGTCCTACCTGTCTCTACGGACCAGCATCGGCCTGTGGACCGCCTTCCTCTGTTTGCTACTGGTTGCCACAGACGCCAGCTCGCTTGTGTGCTACATCACACGCTTCACCGAAGAGGCCTTCGCTGCACTCATTTGCATCATCTTCATCTACGAGGCCCTGGAGAAGCTGGTGCACCTGGGGGAGCTCTACCCAGTTAACATGGGTAACCACCTGGACAACCTGACCTTCTACAC GTGTGGCTGTTCTCCACCCGCCAACACATCAGCTGAGATACGTGAGATTTGGAGCAACTACGGCTACAACTCGTCTGAGAGCGTCCCATGGTTGCAGcttagtgtaaag GACTGTCAGAGGTTACACGGCAAGTTTGTGGGCTTAGCTTGCAGCCATGAAGGTCCCTTCATCCCAGATGTCCTCTTCTGGTCTGTCATCCTTTTCTTCACCACCTTCCTCCTCTGTTCCTTCCTCAAACACTTCAAGACCAGGAGATACTTCCCCACCAAG GTACGGTCAACCATCAGTGACTTTGCTGTCTTCCTCACCATCATGGTCATGGTGCTGCTGGATTATCTAGTGGGAATTCCTTCTCCCAAACTCAGCGTCCCGGACCGCTTTGAG CCCACCTCCAACACCCGTGGGTGGCTCATTTCGCCGCTGGGCACAAACCCCTGGTGGACACTGCTTGCCGCAGCGATCCCTGCTCTTCTCTGCaccatcctcatcttcatggACCAGCAGATCACCGCTGTCATTGTCAACAGGAAGGAGAACAAGCTGAAG AAAAGCTGCGGCTACCATCTGGACTTGCTGGTGGTGGCGCTGATGCTGGGCGTGTGCTCCATCATGGGGCTGCCGTGGTTCGTGGCAGCGACCGTGCTCTCCATCTCGCACGTCAACAGCCTGAAACAGGAGTCGGCATGCGCGGCCCCTGGCGAGCAGCCCAAATTCCTGGGCATCAGGGAGCAGCGTGTGACTGGGTTCATGATCTTTGTCCTGATGGGCTGCTCCGTCTTCATGACCTCTGTGCTCAAG TTCATCCCTATGCCCGTCCTCTATGGCGTCTTCCTCTACATGGGCGTGTCCTCGCTCAAAGGAATTCAG CTCTTCGACCGCATCAAACTGTTCGCCATGGCGGCCAAGCACCAGCCGGACCTCATCTACCTTCGCTACGTGCCTCTCTGGAAGGTCCATGCCTTCACGGTCGTGCAGCTGTCCTGCCTCGTTGTCCTGTGGCTCGTCAAAGCGTCCCCTGCCGCCTTCGTCTTCCCCATGATG GTTCTGGCGCTGGTGTTCATCCGGAAGCTTCTGGACTTTTGCTTCAGCAAGCGAGAGCTGAGCTGGCTGGACGACCTCATACCCGagagcaagaagaagaaggacgacgataagaagaagaagcgggaGAAGGAG GATGCTCAGCGGATGTCGGAGAAGGTGGCAGAAAACTTTGCTTTCGAGCCGGCCAAGGTCATCGAGGTGCCGGTGAAACGTTTGAAAGGACA gacgGACCCGTCAGAGGTGAACATCTCATATGAAATGGACAAAAGTGGCGTGTGGAAGTCTCTCTCTGTGAAGTCTGACAGTAGCAAAGCTCTGAAACACAGCAACAG CCAGGAAAATCTCGCCAGCGTTGCTGTGGGTCGCggagaagatgcgagtgtcatTGATGCCGAGACGTCATTATGA
- the LOC129185560 gene encoding sodium bicarbonate cotransporter 3-like isoform X2: MSLKLPRRKMSFPGVVKMAEDTSEQMRPLLTSGNDEEAVLDRGKTSSTLSTNFEKEDLESHRALYVGVHVPLGRQSRRRHRHRGHRHHRRRRDHLEREDGQECPSYDTPSQRVQFILGTEDDDEEHVPHDLFTELDELAFRDGDILEWKETARWLKFEEDVEDGGERWSKPYVATLSLHSLFELRSCITNGTVLLDMRANTIEEIADMVIDSLLASGQLDEDVQDKVREAVLRRHHHQNEKRLSNRIPLVRSFAEIGKKHSDPHLLERNGLLASPQSAPGNLDGSKGGESRAGGCSGENSTVDFSKVDMNFMKKIPPGAEASNVLVGEVDFLERPIIAFVRLSPAVLLTGLTEVPVPTRFLFLLLGPFGKGPQYHEIGRSMATLMTDEIFHDVAYKAKDRNDLLSGIDEFLDQVTVLPPGEWDPSIRIEPPKSVPSQEKRKIPSVPNGFAHSSDIIKEAEHQTGPELQRTGRLFGGLVKDIQRKAPFLLSDITDAISLQCLASILFLYCACMSPVITFGGLLGEATKGNISAIESLFGASLTGVAYSVFAGQPLTILGSTGPVLVFEKILFKFCSDYGLSYLSLRTSIGLWTAFLCLLLVATDASSLVCYITRFTEEAFAALICIIFIYEALEKLVHLGELYPVNMGNHLDNLTFYTCGCSPPANTSAEIREIWSNYGYNSSESVPWLQLSVKDCQRLHGKFVGLACSHEGPFIPDVLFWSVILFFTTFLLCSFLKHFKTRRYFPTKVRSTISDFAVFLTIMVMVLLDYLVGIPSPKLSVPDRFEPTSNTRGWLISPLGTNPWWTLLAAAIPALLCTILIFMDQQITAVIVNRKENKLKKSCGYHLDLLVVALMLGVCSIMGLPWFVAATVLSISHVNSLKQESACAAPGEQPKFLGIREQRVTGFMIFVLMGCSVFMTSVLKFIPMPVLYGVFLYMGVSSLKGIQLFDRIKLFAMAAKHQPDLIYLRYVPLWKVHAFTVVQLSCLVVLWLVKASPAAFVFPMMVLALVFIRKLLDFCFSKRELSWLDDLIPESKKKKDDDKKKKREKEDAQRMSEKVAENFAFEPAKVIEVPVKRLKGQTDPSEVNISYEMDKSGVWKSLSVKSDSSKALKHSNSQENLASVAVGRGEDASVIDAETSL; this comes from the exons ATGAGCTTGAAACTTCCCAGGAGGAAGATGAGTTTTCCCGGCGTTGTGAAAATGGCGGAAGACACAAGCGAACAGATGAGACCGCTACTCACATCC GGTAATGATGAGGAGGCGGTCTTGGACCGAGGGAAGACCAGCTCCACGCTCTCCACTAACTTTGAGAAAGAAGATCTGGAAA GTCACAGGGCACTCTATGTTGGTGTTCACGTCCCATTGGGTCGACAGAGCCGGCGGCGGCACCGTCACAGAGGACACAGACATCACCGCAGAAGGCGGGATCATTTGGAGCGGGAAGACGGCCAAGAGTGTCCGTCATATG ACACGCCCTCCCAAAGGGTACAGTTCATCCTCGGCACGGAGGATGACGATGAGGAGCACGTTCCCCACGACCTCTTCACCGAACTGGACGAGCTCGCCTTCAGGGACGGAGACATCCTGGAGTGGAAGGAGACCGCCAG gtggttGAAGTTTGAGGAGGACGTGGAGGATGGTGGCGAGCGTTGGAGTAAACCTTATGTGGCCACGCTGTCCCTGCATAGCCTGTTTGAGCTGCGCTCCTGCATCACGAACGGCACTGTACTGCTCGACATGCGCGCCAACACCATCGAGGAGATCGCAG ACATGGTGATTGACAGTCTGCTGGCGTCTGGTCAGTTGGACGAGGACGTTCAGGACAAGGTGAGGGAGGCCGTCTTGAGACGTCATCACCATCAGAACGAGAAGAGGCTGAGTAACCGCATCCCGCTCGTTCGATCCTTTGCCGAAATCGGCAAGAAACATTCTGACCCCCATCTACTAGAACGCAATG GTCTCCTGGCGTCCCCTCAGTCGGCTCCCGGGAACCTGGACGGCAGCAAAGGGGGCGAAAGTCGCGCAGGCGGATGCAGTGGTGAAAACAGCACAGTAGACTTCAGTAAG GTGGACATGAACTTCATGAAGAAGATTCCACCTGGTGCAGAAGCCTCTAATGTGCTGGTGGGGGAAGTGGACTTCCTGGAACGTCCCATCATTGCCTTTGTGCGCCTCTCCCCCGCCGTGCTCCTCACCGGACTCACTGAGGTCCCAGTGCCCACAAG GTTCCTCTTCCTTTTGCTGGGTCCGTTTGGAAAAGGTCCACAGTACCACGAGATTGGACGCTCCATGGCCACTTTGATGACAGATGAG ATTTTCCACGACGTTGCGTACAAGGCGAAGGACCGAAACGACCTGCTGTCAGGGATTGACGAGTTCCTGGATCAGGTGACGGTGCTCCCACCAGGCGAATGGGACCCGAGCATCCGCATTGAACCCCCAAAGAGCGTCCCCTCTCAG GAGAAAAGGAAGATTCCATCTGTCCCCAATGGCTTCGCCCACAGCTCTGACATCATCAAAGAGGCAGAGCATCAGACTGGACCAGAGCTGCAGAGGACAGGAAG gctgtttggtggtttggTGAAGGACATCCAGAGAAAAGCACCCTTCCTGCTAAGTGACATCACAGACGCCATCAGCCTGCAGTGTTTGGCATCCATCCTCTTCCTATACTGTGCCTGCATGTCGCCCGTCATCACTTTTGGTGGCCTGCTGGGAGAAGCCACCAAAGGAAATATT AGCGCCATTGAGTCGCTGTTTGGGGCTTCTCTTACGGGTGTGGCCTACTCTGTCTTTGCGGGTCAGCCTCTCACCATCCTGGGAAGCACCGGCCCCGTTCTGGTCTTTGAGAAGATCCTCTTCAAGTTCTGCAG tgACTACGGCCTGTCCTACCTGTCTCTACGGACCAGCATCGGCCTGTGGACCGCCTTCCTCTGTTTGCTACTGGTTGCCACAGACGCCAGCTCGCTTGTGTGCTACATCACACGCTTCACCGAAGAGGCCTTCGCTGCACTCATTTGCATCATCTTCATCTACGAGGCCCTGGAGAAGCTGGTGCACCTGGGGGAGCTCTACCCAGTTAACATGGGTAACCACCTGGACAACCTGACCTTCTACAC GTGTGGCTGTTCTCCACCCGCCAACACATCAGCTGAGATACGTGAGATTTGGAGCAACTACGGCTACAACTCGTCTGAGAGCGTCCCATGGTTGCAGcttagtgtaaag GACTGTCAGAGGTTACACGGCAAGTTTGTGGGCTTAGCTTGCAGCCATGAAGGTCCCTTCATCCCAGATGTCCTCTTCTGGTCTGTCATCCTTTTCTTCACCACCTTCCTCCTCTGTTCCTTCCTCAAACACTTCAAGACCAGGAGATACTTCCCCACCAAG GTACGGTCAACCATCAGTGACTTTGCTGTCTTCCTCACCATCATGGTCATGGTGCTGCTGGATTATCTAGTGGGAATTCCTTCTCCCAAACTCAGCGTCCCGGACCGCTTTGAG CCCACCTCCAACACCCGTGGGTGGCTCATTTCGCCGCTGGGCACAAACCCCTGGTGGACACTGCTTGCCGCAGCGATCCCTGCTCTTCTCTGCaccatcctcatcttcatggACCAGCAGATCACCGCTGTCATTGTCAACAGGAAGGAGAACAAGCTGAAG AAAAGCTGCGGCTACCATCTGGACTTGCTGGTGGTGGCGCTGATGCTGGGCGTGTGCTCCATCATGGGGCTGCCGTGGTTCGTGGCAGCGACCGTGCTCTCCATCTCGCACGTCAACAGCCTGAAACAGGAGTCGGCATGCGCGGCCCCTGGCGAGCAGCCCAAATTCCTGGGCATCAGGGAGCAGCGTGTGACTGGGTTCATGATCTTTGTCCTGATGGGCTGCTCCGTCTTCATGACCTCTGTGCTCAAG TTCATCCCTATGCCCGTCCTCTATGGCGTCTTCCTCTACATGGGCGTGTCCTCGCTCAAAGGAATTCAG CTCTTCGACCGCATCAAACTGTTCGCCATGGCGGCCAAGCACCAGCCGGACCTCATCTACCTTCGCTACGTGCCTCTCTGGAAGGTCCATGCCTTCACGGTCGTGCAGCTGTCCTGCCTCGTTGTCCTGTGGCTCGTCAAAGCGTCCCCTGCCGCCTTCGTCTTCCCCATGATG GTTCTGGCGCTGGTGTTCATCCGGAAGCTTCTGGACTTTTGCTTCAGCAAGCGAGAGCTGAGCTGGCTGGACGACCTCATACCCGagagcaagaagaagaaggacgacgataagaagaagaagcgggaGAAGGAG GATGCTCAGCGGATGTCGGAGAAGGTGGCAGAAAACTTTGCTTTCGAGCCGGCCAAGGTCATCGAGGTGCCGGTGAAACGTTTGAAAGGACA gacgGACCCGTCAGAGGTGAACATCTCATATGAAATGGACAAAAGTGGCGTGTGGAAGTCTCTCTCTGTGAAGTCTGACAGTAGCAAAGCTCTGAAACACAGCAACAG CCAGGAAAATCTCGCCAGCGTTGCTGTGGGTCGCggagaagatgcgagtgtcatTGATGCCGAGACGTCATTATGA
- the LOC129185565 gene encoding complement C1q tumor necrosis factor-related protein 4-like, translating into MPPSLPSCLQLATMSLRFMVLLVLAHCGWAQPIDSRTELNGVREALENLKADRRAMMERLNAAERELKRVRETPKVAFAASLGGNGAQKTLFGNKDLIYRDVLTNVGGAYNAATGEFTAPIRGVYYIRFTANAPTDFTMSAVLYKNNDQVQLIAHEQPSGKGSDTASNGAALLLEKGDKLKMVLWHNTHIWDNSNHHSTFSGFLLFPLVDEPPMAFDVESEMRSLQASVTQVQAENADIKDRLETAEKELKAIRDVPKVAFAASLGGNGLQKTTTGMRKLLYKEVLTNIGEAYDQETGEFTAPVRGVYYIRFTTNAPTDFTMSAVLYKNNNEIQLITHEQPSGEGSDTASNGAALLLEKGDKLSLYLWQNTQIWDNSNHHSTFSGFLLFPM; encoded by the exons ATGCCGCCCTCTTTGCCATCTTGTCTCCAACTCGCCACTATGTCTCTACGTTTCATGGTCCTGCTGGTTCTGGCCCATTGTGGCTGGGCTCAGCCCATTGACAGCCGGACCGAGCTGAACGGTGTTCGGGAGGCTCTGGAGAATCTGAAAGCCGACAGACGAG CCATGATGGAGCGTCTGAACGCGGCCGAGAGGGAGCTCAAGAGGGTCCGAG AAACTCCAAAAGTGGCCTTTGCCGCCTCATTGGGAGGAAACGGAGCCCAGAAGACGTTGTTCGGAAACAAAGATCTGATCTACAGGGATGTCCTGACTAACGTGGGCGGGGCTTATAATGCTGCTACAG gtgaGTTCACAGCACCCATTCGGGGCGTCTATTACATCCGCTTCACCGCCAACGCCCCCACCGACTTCACCATGAGTGCCGTGCTCTACAAGAACAACGATCAGGTTCAGCTCATTGCCCACGAGCAGCCGTCAGGCAAGGGCAGCGACACGGCGTCCAACGGCGCTGCCCTGCTGCTGGAGAAGGGTGACAAGCTGAAGATGGTGCTGTGGCACAACACCCACATTTGGGATAACAGCAACCACCACAGCACCTTCAGTGGCTTCCTGCTCTTCCCCTT GGTGGACGAGCCTCCGATGGCGTTTGATGTTGAATCCGAGATGAGAAGTCTCCAAGCTTCAGTGACGCAGGTTCAGGCTGAAAATGCAG ATATCAAAGACCGACTAGAGACTGCAGAGAAGGAGCTGAAGGCCATAAGAG ATGTGCCCAAGGTGGCGTTTGCGGCGTCGCTGGGTGGTAACGGCCTTCAGAAGACAACAACAGGAATGAGGAAGCTCCTCTACAAAGAGGTGCTGACTAACATTGGCGAGGCATACGACCAGGAGACAG GAGAGTTCACAGCACCTGTTCGAGGTGTCTACTACATCCGCTTCACCACCAACGCCCCCACCGACTTCACCATGAGTGCCGTGCTCTACAAGAACAACAATGAGATCCAGCTCATCACCCACGAGCAGCCGTCGGGCGAGGGCAGCGACACGGCATCCAATGGCGCTGCGCTGCTGTTGGAAAAGGGCGACAAGCTCTCTCTGTATTTGTGGCAAAATACTCAGATTTGGGACAACAGCAACCACCATAGCACCTTCAGCGGCTTCTTGCTCTTCCCCATGTGA
- the zgc:153896 gene encoding ectonucleotide pyrophosphatase/phosphodiesterase family member 7 isoform X1 yields the protein MQLGRQILSRHTRSQRTMKLQVGLLIASVTWAAASPFRETRNKLLLVSFDGFRWDYDQDVDTPHMDRLVKDGVKAKYITPPMLTMTSPSHFTTITGRWVEDHEVVHNMMFNTQTNEKVPHKKTLTRSEWWDNGPLPLWITAQNQGLKTASFFYPGGGANYSGQAVNRVLVEKAGHPDDNETEWRQKIDTVMSWFSQEDFDLVTLYYGEPDNVGHTRGPDHPDRKKIVRQIDRTIGYLTEAISRHGMNDSLNVIITSDHGMTTVKKRPLVDEIILNKYVNLLKVASFEILDYGGFGILTPRPGKEQEVFEALSKAPNLTVYRKDDMPESFHLARSRRLPPIVIVADLGFNLNSRFIVYVNKGDHGYHNGEMDMKMIFRAFGPDFKKNFLSEPFDSIHIYPLMCRLLNIQPAPHNGSLKVTQDMLLHSGGPQSVTVSLVTAIFIFMLLLTP from the exons ATGCAGCTCGGCCGACAGATACTCAGTCGCCACACTCGCTCTCAGAGGACAATGAAGCTCCAGGTGGGCCTGCTCATTGCTTCTGTGACCTGGGCTGCCGCCAGCCCCTTCAGAGAGACTAGGAACAAGCTGCTGCTGGTCTCTTTTGATGGCTTCAGGTGGGACTACGACCAGGATGTGGACACACCACACATGGACCGGCTGGTGAAGGACGGCGTCAAGGCCAAATACATCACGCCGCCCATGCTGACAATGACCTCGCCGTCCCACTTCACCACCATCACAG GCAGGTGGGTGGAGGACCACGAAGTCGTCCACAACATGATGTTCAACACGCAAACCAACGAGAAGGTTCCTCACAAAAAGACACTGACCCGATCTGAGTGGTGGGACAACGGACCGCTGCCATTGTGGATCACCGCTCAGAACCAG GGCTTGAAAACCGCCTCTTTCTTCTATCCGGGGGGCGGGGCCAACTACAGCGGGCAGGCCGTCAACCGAGTGTTGGTGGAGAAGGCAGGACATCCTGACGACAACGAGACAGAGTGGCGGCAAAAGATCGATACAGTGATGAGCTGGTTCTCCCAAGAGGACTTTGACCTGGTGACCTTATACTATGGCGAGCCGGACAACGTGGGCCACACCAGGGGGCCAGACCACCCCGACAGGAAGAAGATCGTCCGCCAGATCGACCGCACCATCGGCTACCTAACCGAGGCCATCAGTCGCCACGGCATGAATGACAGCCTGAACGTCATCATCACGTCTGACCACGGCATGACCACTGTCAAGAAGCGCCCCCTTGTGGACGAGATTATCCTCAACAAGTACGTGAACTTGCTGAAAGTGGCCAGCTTCGAGATCCTGGACTATGGTGGATTTGGCATCCTGACACCGAGGCCGGGCAAAGAGCAGGAAGTTTTTGAGGCTTTGTCCAAGGCACCCAACTTGACAGTGTACAGGAAAGACGACATGCCGGAAAGCTTCCATCTAGCCAGGAGCCGCCGCTTGCCTCCTATCGTCATTGTGGCCGATCTGGGATTCAACCTGAATTCT AGATTCATCGTCTATGTCAACAAAGGCGACCACGGCTACCATAATGGCGAGATGGACATGAAGATGATCTTCAGGGCTTTTGGACCTGACTTCAAGAAGAACTTCCTGTCTGAGCCCTTTGACAGCATCCACATCTATCCGCTCATGTGCCGGCTGCTCAACATCCAACCAGCACCACACAACGGATCACTGAAGGTCACCCAGGATATGTTGCTGCACAGCG GAGGACCTCAAAGTGTGACCGTGTCACTGGTGACTgccatcttcatcttcatgctCCTCTTAACACCTTGA
- the zgc:153896 gene encoding ectonucleotide pyrophosphatase/phosphodiesterase family member 7 isoform X2 — protein MQLGRQILSRHTRSQRTMKLQVGLLIASVTWAAASPFRETRNKLLLVSFDGFRWDYDQDVDTPHMDRLVKDGVKAKYITPPMLTMTSPSHFTTITGRWVEDHEVVHNMMFNTQTNEKVPHKKTLTRSEWWDNGPLPLWITAQNQGLKTASFFYPGGGANYSGQAVNRVLVEKAGHPDDNETEWRQKIDTVMSWFSQEDFDLVTLYYGEPDNVGHTRGPDHPDRKKIVRQIDRTIGYLTEAISRHGMNDSLNVIITSDHGMTTVKKRPLVDEIILNKYVNLLKVASFEILDYGGFGILTPRPGKEQEVFEALSKAPNLTVYRKDDMPESFHLARSRRLPPIVIVADLGFNLNSIHRLCQQRRPRLP, from the exons ATGCAGCTCGGCCGACAGATACTCAGTCGCCACACTCGCTCTCAGAGGACAATGAAGCTCCAGGTGGGCCTGCTCATTGCTTCTGTGACCTGGGCTGCCGCCAGCCCCTTCAGAGAGACTAGGAACAAGCTGCTGCTGGTCTCTTTTGATGGCTTCAGGTGGGACTACGACCAGGATGTGGACACACCACACATGGACCGGCTGGTGAAGGACGGCGTCAAGGCCAAATACATCACGCCGCCCATGCTGACAATGACCTCGCCGTCCCACTTCACCACCATCACAG GCAGGTGGGTGGAGGACCACGAAGTCGTCCACAACATGATGTTCAACACGCAAACCAACGAGAAGGTTCCTCACAAAAAGACACTGACCCGATCTGAGTGGTGGGACAACGGACCGCTGCCATTGTGGATCACCGCTCAGAACCAG GGCTTGAAAACCGCCTCTTTCTTCTATCCGGGGGGCGGGGCCAACTACAGCGGGCAGGCCGTCAACCGAGTGTTGGTGGAGAAGGCAGGACATCCTGACGACAACGAGACAGAGTGGCGGCAAAAGATCGATACAGTGATGAGCTGGTTCTCCCAAGAGGACTTTGACCTGGTGACCTTATACTATGGCGAGCCGGACAACGTGGGCCACACCAGGGGGCCAGACCACCCCGACAGGAAGAAGATCGTCCGCCAGATCGACCGCACCATCGGCTACCTAACCGAGGCCATCAGTCGCCACGGCATGAATGACAGCCTGAACGTCATCATCACGTCTGACCACGGCATGACCACTGTCAAGAAGCGCCCCCTTGTGGACGAGATTATCCTCAACAAGTACGTGAACTTGCTGAAAGTGGCCAGCTTCGAGATCCTGGACTATGGTGGATTTGGCATCCTGACACCGAGGCCGGGCAAAGAGCAGGAAGTTTTTGAGGCTTTGTCCAAGGCACCCAACTTGACAGTGTACAGGAAAGACGACATGCCGGAAAGCTTCCATCTAGCCAGGAGCCGCCGCTTGCCTCCTATCGTCATTGTGGCCGATCTGGGATTCAACCTGAATTCT ATTCATCGTCTATGTCAACAAAGGCGACCACGGCTACCATAA